A genomic window from Brevibacillus agri includes:
- a CDS encoding ISL3 family transposase — translation MSNQFTTDLIGLPSFQLSHWDKTTETDWVVTLTPNPASHLCPLCLKESTNHARPGYRLLRHRFIPSWGTVWVRVPVYRQRCHDCQITWTLEWDGIPYRGTATFAFRQMAVELCQKRDLLSVSKQLGICYTTLERWYYQLAPQLLAKPQDHLTPTMVCLDEFALQKGHKYGVNLMDAQSGHIWQVTEGRSREQVRQALMNWPFATPPQVVVTDLAPGMAETVHGVWKDATVVADKFHVIQLFSKSLEAARKRTRSRGTHRRGRHEQRLLHTPPDKLKPEEQEELKAWFAQDPHLERLYNALQHMRTVYAAQTEESGKEALQQWITEHLTSPTSAVRSIAKTIVQWRQSVQNYFSFRVTNAPIEGTHNKVKVIKRRAYGYRNIERFKIRIRLECKPAI, via the coding sequence TTGTCTAACCAGTTTACCACAGACTTAATCGGCCTTCCATCGTTTCAACTTTCCCATTGGGACAAAACGACTGAAACCGATTGGGTAGTGACTCTCACTCCCAATCCAGCCTCTCATCTGTGTCCTCTCTGCCTGAAAGAGAGCACCAATCATGCTCGCCCAGGGTACCGTCTTCTTCGTCACCGCTTTATTCCTTCATGGGGTACTGTCTGGGTACGTGTTCCTGTATATCGACAACGTTGCCACGATTGCCAGATCACCTGGACTCTCGAATGGGATGGAATTCCCTATCGAGGAACGGCTACTTTTGCGTTTCGTCAAATGGCCGTTGAGTTGTGTCAGAAGAGGGATTTGCTTAGCGTTTCCAAACAACTCGGAATCTGCTATACGACATTGGAACGGTGGTATTACCAACTGGCTCCTCAGCTTCTCGCTAAGCCCCAAGATCATCTTACGCCTACTATGGTCTGTCTGGACGAGTTTGCTCTCCAAAAAGGACACAAGTACGGTGTCAACCTCATGGATGCACAAAGCGGGCATATCTGGCAGGTTACAGAAGGGCGTTCACGTGAGCAGGTTCGTCAGGCTCTCATGAACTGGCCCTTTGCTACGCCTCCACAGGTTGTTGTGACAGACTTGGCTCCTGGAATGGCTGAGACGGTTCACGGTGTTTGGAAGGATGCCACGGTAGTAGCGGACAAGTTCCACGTCATTCAGCTCTTCTCCAAATCGTTAGAAGCTGCTCGTAAACGTACCCGTTCGCGGGGAACTCATCGCCGGGGTAGACATGAACAACGTCTGCTCCACACACCTCCTGATAAACTGAAACCTGAGGAACAGGAGGAATTGAAAGCCTGGTTCGCTCAAGATCCCCATTTGGAACGCCTTTACAACGCTCTTCAGCACATGAGAACGGTATATGCAGCTCAGACAGAAGAGTCGGGAAAAGAAGCACTCCAACAATGGATAACCGAGCACCTCACATCTCCCACCTCTGCCGTCCGTTCGATTGCAAAAACAATCGTTCAATGGCGACAGTCGGTTCAGAATTATTTTTCGTTTCGAGTTACAAATGCTCCGATTGAAGGGACACACAACAAAGTGAAAGTCATCAAGCGACGAGCCTATGGGTATCGCAACATCGAGCGGTTCAAGATTCGAATTCGGCTGGAGTGTAAACCAGCCATATAA
- the istA gene encoding IS21 family transposase, whose translation MLRSGIVISLHTMRAEGKSIREIARLTGHSRNTVRRYLRGEYFPEKEIRKSRGSKLDPFKPFLQERLQEGIYNCEVLFDLLREKGYTGGRTILKDYVKGIRPPKQLLAVLRYETKPGEYAQVDWGLCDYVDLDGTVRKVPVFVMVLGYSRSTYIEFTKRCDIHSFLRCLIHAFEYFGGIPKVMLTDQMKTVVLGMGDDRKPRWHPLFADFAAAIGLVPKVCKVRRPETKGKVERGVQYVKNNFLPGKRFVDLQDLNQQALHWCERINRRIHGTTGERPFDRLREENLSPIPSTERWEKYLHEPRQISRDGFVSYDGVRYGVPWRYSGRESTVREVNGWVEIWADGTCIARHQKVYRSRTTVFCENQYAGLSTTQGYAYPRPQARQISPQQVEVRSLDVYEQLKEVGA comes from the coding sequence ATGCTAAGGAGTGGGATAGTGATATCGTTACATACCATGAGGGCAGAAGGCAAGAGTATTCGTGAAATTGCCCGTCTAACGGGGCATTCTCGAAATACAGTTCGCCGATATCTCCGGGGTGAATACTTTCCCGAAAAGGAAATCCGTAAATCTCGTGGTTCCAAGCTTGATCCATTCAAACCGTTCCTGCAGGAACGGCTTCAAGAAGGCATCTACAACTGCGAGGTTTTATTCGATCTTCTACGAGAAAAGGGCTATACCGGGGGACGTACCATCTTGAAAGACTATGTGAAGGGTATCCGTCCTCCCAAACAGCTTCTCGCTGTTCTTCGTTACGAGACAAAACCTGGTGAATACGCACAAGTCGACTGGGGACTGTGTGATTACGTAGATTTGGACGGTACCGTCCGAAAAGTGCCGGTATTTGTCATGGTACTGGGGTACTCTCGTTCCACCTATATCGAGTTTACGAAGCGTTGTGACATTCACAGCTTTCTTCGTTGCTTGATTCATGCTTTTGAATATTTTGGAGGTATCCCAAAAGTCATGCTGACCGACCAGATGAAAACCGTCGTACTGGGCATGGGAGATGATCGAAAACCTCGCTGGCACCCGCTTTTTGCTGACTTTGCCGCAGCGATTGGGCTTGTTCCAAAAGTATGCAAAGTTCGTCGCCCCGAAACAAAGGGAAAAGTGGAACGAGGCGTTCAATACGTAAAAAACAACTTTCTTCCTGGCAAACGCTTCGTTGATTTACAGGATCTCAATCAACAAGCCCTACACTGGTGCGAGCGAATTAACCGCCGTATTCATGGAACAACCGGCGAACGTCCCTTTGACCGACTCCGTGAGGAAAACCTGTCGCCCATCCCTTCAACTGAACGGTGGGAAAAATACTTGCATGAACCAAGACAGATCAGTCGAGACGGATTTGTTAGCTACGATGGTGTACGATATGGCGTTCCATGGAGGTACAGTGGACGTGAGAGTACCGTTCGCGAAGTGAATGGGTGGGTAGAAATCTGGGCTGACGGCACATGTATTGCTCGACACCAAAAGGTCTATCGATCCCGCACCACTGTTTTTTGCGAAAACCAGTACGCAGGTCTTTCGACCACTCAAGGATATGCCTATCCACGTCCGCAAGCCCGCCAGATTTCACCGCAGCAAGTGGAAGTACGTTCACTGGATGTCTATGAGCAGTTGAAGGAGGTGGGAGCATGA